A window of the Drosophila simulans strain w501 chromosome 2L, Prin_Dsim_3.1, whole genome shotgun sequence genome harbors these coding sequences:
- the LOC6731188 gene encoding uncharacterized protein LOC6731188 has product MRTLSVLILLATLVAFCAAQQASSGKNRKENAFSKIVPRLLWNIKRGDQESHRNSQQPIIIVQQPSSNQESDRHHHHNPNYPYYPYYPPPPPQHRPPPPFPGMDWNTVGGGPTYLIINPNNMQGIYLPASSNSSNSTSSRRSAFVPTISDLLQGLNLDDLSDGSLFEDDSEVVNAAEDENAEIPLPDGPFNEADDHHEEDLVSEDEIAALDRQSTRGLSPKHLVSILMQDKKRRRIQEVLAGIYLRNYNLNRK; this is encoded by the exons ATGAGAACCCTGAGCGTCTTGATTCTCCTCGCAACTCTGGTTGCCTTTTGTGCAGCCCAGCAGGCCTCCAGTGGCAAGAACAGAAAGGAGAATG CCTTCTCCAAGATCGTTCCTCGCCTGCTGTGGAACATCAAGCGCGGCGACCAGGAGAGCCACCGCAACTCCCAGCAGCCCATCATCATAGTGCAGCAACCCAGCTCGAATCAGGAATCCGATagacaccaccaccacaaccccAACTATCCCTACTACCCGTActacccaccaccaccaccccaacACCGTCCTCCGCCACCGTTTCCCGGCATGGACTGGAACACTGTGGGAGGAGGACCCACCTACCTGATCATCAACCCCAACAACATGCAGGGCATCTACCTGCCCGCCAGCTCCAACAGCTCCAACTCCACCAGCTCGCGTCGCAGCGCCTTCGTGCCCACCATTTCCGATTTGCTGCAGGGACTCAACCTGGACGACCTGAGCGATGGAAGTCTCTTTGAAGATGATTCGGAGGTGGTCAACGCGGCCGAGGATGAAAATGCGGAGATTCCCCTGCCCGATGGACCGTTCAACGAGGCTGACGACCATCACGAGGAGGACTTGGTTAGCGAGGACGAGATCGCCGCCTTGGATCGCCAGAGCACCAGGGGATTGAGTCCCAAACACCTGGTCTCCATACTGATGCAGGACAAGAAGCGTCGCCGCATCCAGGAGGTTCTCGCTGGAATCTATCTGAGGAACTACAATCTGAACAGGAAGTAA